One stretch of Bacteroidales bacterium DNA includes these proteins:
- a CDS encoding glycosyltransferase yields the protein SWNWAVDFQNIGARNVEVITNGYDEDDFENIKSSPSKKFELIHIGSLNKDRNPINFWEALSELIKENKKLTKDLKITFIGQTDYSVFESLKKYSLDNYAEKADYKPHDELMNIAGTARILLLPLNDTPNVNGIIPGKLFEYIALKIPILCIGPENGDSAKIINECNAGIVADFEDKEKIKTALQGFYKEFIDGRLSYSTVDNNRLKYSRKKLTKDIADILNVISENK from the coding sequence TTAGCTGGAATTGGGCAGTGGACTTTCAAAACATCGGGGCACGAAATGTTGAAGTAATTACCAATGGTTACGATGAGGATGATTTTGAAAATATAAAATCATCACCTTCTAAAAAGTTTGAATTAATTCATATTGGTTCACTTAACAAAGACCGGAATCCGATAAATTTTTGGGAGGCATTATCTGAGTTGATTAAGGAAAACAAAAAATTGACTAAAGATCTAAAAATCACATTTATCGGGCAAACCGATTATTCTGTGTTTGAAAGCCTAAAAAAATATTCCCTTGATAATTATGCTGAAAAAGCAGATTATAAACCTCATGATGAATTAATGAATATCGCTGGAACTGCAAGGATTCTGCTGCTTCCATTGAATGATACACCTAATGTTAATGGAATTATTCCTGGAAAATTATTCGAATACATTGCCTTGAAAATACCAATTCTGTGCATCGGCCCGGAAAATGGAGATAGTGCAAAAATTATTAATGAATGTAATGCAGGAATTGTCGCTGATTTTGAGGATAAAGAAAAAATAAAAACAGCCTTACAAGGATTTTATAAAGAATTCATTGATGGGAGATTGTCATATTCTACTGTCGATAATAACAGATTAAAGTATTCACGTAAAAAACTTACAAAGGATATTGCGGATATATTAAATGTAATATCGGAAAATAAATAG
- the wecB gene encoding UDP-N-acetylglucosamine 2-epimerase (non-hydrolyzing), with product MKVVNIVGARPNFVKISPLMHAMQNSHFIEPILLHTGQHYDYNMSESFFRELAIPEPDVYLNVGSDTHGKQVAMIMKKFDDFCEEHHPELVVVVGDVNSTMACSLVAVKRHIKVAHIEAGIRSYDRSMPEEVNRIVTDSVADLLLPPSKDAVENLLKEGHTSEQIHLVGNIMIDTLLRNQPKILGSDILQTLAINPKEFALLTLHRPSNVDDIKSLGNIIEALEIIQDRIKIVFPVHPRTKKRIEEFGLLNRINQSENIILTEPLGYFDFGKLVYEANFVMTDSGGIQEETTVYQIPCITIRDNTERPVTIWEGTNELAGSNKEKIVDFANQILDGNWKKGKIPELWDGKTAERIVHVFEKLNL from the coding sequence ATGAAAGTTGTAAATATAGTTGGGGCCCGGCCAAATTTTGTGAAAATATCTCCTTTAATGCATGCGATGCAAAATTCACATTTCATCGAACCAATTTTATTACACACCGGACAGCATTATGATTACAATATGTCTGAGAGTTTTTTCAGGGAACTGGCAATCCCTGAGCCTGATGTATATTTGAATGTAGGATCGGATACGCATGGCAAGCAGGTTGCCATGATAATGAAAAAATTCGATGATTTTTGTGAAGAACATCATCCGGAACTGGTGGTAGTGGTTGGTGATGTAAACTCAACAATGGCTTGCAGCCTTGTAGCCGTAAAACGGCATATTAAGGTGGCTCATATTGAAGCTGGTATCCGTAGTTATGACAGAAGTATGCCCGAAGAAGTGAACCGGATTGTAACCGATTCGGTGGCAGATTTACTTTTGCCACCTTCAAAGGATGCTGTGGAAAACCTTTTAAAAGAAGGACATACAAGCGAACAAATACACCTGGTTGGGAATATAATGATTGATACATTGTTAAGAAATCAGCCTAAGATATTAGGTTCCGATATCCTGCAAACATTAGCAATAAATCCAAAAGAGTTTGCCCTGCTAACATTACATCGGCCTTCAAATGTAGATGATATAAAAAGTTTAGGAAATATAATTGAAGCTCTTGAAATTATTCAAGATCGCATTAAAATTGTTTTCCCTGTTCATCCGAGAACCAAAAAACGGATCGAAGAATTTGGTTTGTTGAATAGAATAAATCAGTCAGAAAACATTATCCTAACTGAACCACTGGGTTATTTTGATTTTGGAAAACTCGTATATGAAGCAAATTTTGTAATGACTGATAGTGGAGGTATTCAGGAAGAAACAACCGTGTATCAGATACCGTGTATTACTATTCGGGACAACACTGAACGTCCAGTTACCATTTGGGAGGGAACCAATGAACTGGCAGGTTCCAATAAAGAAAAAATAGTTGATTTTGCCAATCAAATACTGGATGGCAACTGGAAAAAAGGAAAAATTCCCGAATTATGGGATGGGAAAACTGCTGAGCGGATTGTACATGTTTTTGAAAAATTAAATCTCTAA